Proteins from one Microtus pennsylvanicus isolate mMicPen1 chromosome 7, mMicPen1.hap1, whole genome shotgun sequence genomic window:
- the Unc50 gene encoding protein unc-50 homolog: MLPSTSVSSSMQGNGVLNSRDAARHTAGAKRYKYLRRLFRFRQMDFEFAAWQMLYLFTSPQRVYRNFHYRKQTKDQWARDDPAFLVLLSVWLCVSTIGFGFVLDMGFFETIKLLLWVVFIDCVGVGLLISTLMWFISNKYLVKRQSRDYDVEWGYAFDVHLNAFYPLLVILHFIQLFFINHVILTDTFIGYLVGNTLWLIAVGYYIYVTFLGYSALPFLKKTVILLYPFAPLVVLYGLSLALGWNFTHMLCSFYKYRVK; the protein is encoded by the exons ATGCTGCCAAGTACTTCAGTGAGTTCTTCGATGCAGGGGAACGGAGTCTTGAATTCCAGGGATGCAGCGAGACACACGGCTGGAGCCAAGCGCTACAAGTACCTCAGAAGGCTTTTCCGATTTCGCCAGATGGACTTTGAGTTTGCCGCATGGCAGATGCTCTACCTGTTCACGTCTCCACAGAGAGTTTATAGGAACTTCCATTATCGGAAGCAAACAAAGGATCAGTGGGCCAGAGATGACCCTGCTTTCTTGGTCCTCTTAAGTGTCTGGCTCTGTG TGTCCACCATAGGATTTGGCTTTGTGCTGGACAtgggattttttgagacaataaaGCTGCTCCTGTGGGTTGTATTCATAGATTGTGTAGGTGTTGGCCTTCTGATATCAACTTTGATGTG GTTCATCTCCAACAAGTATCTAGTGAAGCGGCAGAGCAGAGACTATGATGTGGAGTGGGGCTACGCCTTTGATGTGCATCTGAATGCATTTTATCCACTCCTAGTCATTTTGCATTTTATCCAGCTCTTTTTCATCAACC aTGTTATCCTCACAGATACATTTATTGGATACTTAGTTGGAAATACTTTATGGTTGATTGCTGTTGGCTATTATATCTATGTGACCTTCCTGGGATACAGTG CGCTGCCGTTTTTGAAAAAGACAGTGATCCTGCTCTATCCATTCGCACCTCTCGTTGTGCTGTACGGACTGTCGCTGGCACTGGGGTGGAACTTCACCCACATGCTGTGTTCCTTCTACAAGTACAGAGTGAAATGA